Proteins from one Gimesia maris genomic window:
- a CDS encoding STY4851/ECs_5259 family protein, producing the protein MQQKFNTCEASSRFSDQSALLSEIFFATEESILASQIQNILDHIIERSGLDPVDKHPLYAYKVTQEELLMLQAALKDALQVNPELRKKEQQAAFCLFGAEWFRRNHDQGPWSWDIILDDGLGLKGSTKKSFRNNSVRHTTAAGLNWWKVPLVETEIATQYLVTLACQGGLPLKTLRNHVAPLRRFLKKMLQHHERYPQEPINGVFEEYAFLLPKTLNNSGVQTLTCRIVDCVANLRRSSKAVEENGQGRQEYLDQNLSGWRDSIPLRIDDSDAMDLILGLLDQEVARALPSEGFSVTTFLTMQDQSILISRDLNYESVINEEDLWRWLELSSAKELQPRMTLYLQSDTQQVRVGTIAKRSIDDSYVITSISSTPLTGSDADGTIRLVVTAGNRQVSSIVVPGGEALPESPWVFSDADPAELIGVGSVKTRYSTVLVAIPPGVTWVGSPEMEVLIDSNSDDNRIVMRLSGELCLCQDGNDVRICSRAEEEATSIFKLRGRGGTLGPNGSSFWYGIPEIIEYPVNSSGTVSDVPQHMIEWKGTGNTWQNLSSNCVGDVSLRAVRNHETIFQTRLTLLPDGFSYRIRPRRNNKGTIELKNLGMAAVFPGEISGVETQVESQKSVTQLHVTLCSGSDRPVTIPISIHFHNGVRSYLQATCPTDGIYIVNAAGLAISKNLPIPMDQLDGLFLRILTPKSQDLILIERSRHRFLGKPTEFRNTGTQEFALSSVQEIIQGILAQSDDPDGSVEIRLERPPSSIDLFSFKVARYPGWLEKEPNDYSETGTQPDCTEVFVSEQTLQDLRISGEDIRIDVSPLGQPDAVIETAAVQRIGEAKWKLSHEMLGTGIYLVVAWINEFRCLRPLRVSVNLNLIDPIRVEDAEPSDQFDTALNTLSHDVRRFEWEAFVNRIACDSGHPGWARIDSLIKSNQRLPLTTYEAISSLIRNSDATAMLAIRMHRLSWLWQRLEELPFLWATVPVRSWVTALRCHVELLLQQLDSLEADMSSQIIESKIEGFSQDLALRWGGGVCINSCLHISGFKIPPQNINIKDLMVNEQDSLLERLQQERSRLIADHDLYDTRTVWPQVDLRIPERVRGVISDIEISDGHSNQWEVLNAPAIAAAYSVHDFPLPPLIIMKLKELRSVDPVWFDRANVIAMQILAGRRLTQNHRCFVMEEKVEV; encoded by the coding sequence ATGCAACAGAAATTTAATACTTGCGAAGCTTCTTCCAGGTTTTCTGATCAGTCAGCGTTATTAAGTGAAATCTTCTTTGCAACAGAGGAAAGCATCTTGGCGAGCCAAATTCAGAATATTCTAGACCATATAATAGAGCGGTCTGGCCTCGATCCTGTAGATAAGCATCCATTGTACGCTTATAAAGTGACTCAAGAGGAGCTTTTAATGCTGCAGGCAGCGTTAAAAGACGCATTGCAGGTTAATCCAGAGTTAAGAAAAAAGGAGCAACAGGCTGCCTTCTGTCTGTTTGGGGCAGAGTGGTTTCGTCGGAATCACGATCAGGGGCCATGGAGCTGGGATATTATTCTAGATGATGGCCTTGGTCTCAAAGGTTCAACAAAAAAATCATTTCGAAACAATAGTGTGCGTCATACAACTGCGGCAGGGCTCAATTGGTGGAAAGTGCCTCTTGTCGAAACCGAGATTGCTACGCAATATCTCGTAACCCTGGCATGTCAAGGGGGGTTGCCGCTGAAGACATTACGAAACCATGTCGCTCCTTTGAGACGATTTCTGAAAAAGATGTTACAACATCACGAGCGCTATCCGCAGGAGCCTATCAACGGTGTGTTTGAGGAGTACGCATTTTTGCTGCCCAAGACTCTGAACAATAGCGGTGTTCAGACATTAACCTGTCGTATTGTTGATTGTGTAGCAAACCTGAGACGGAGTTCGAAGGCAGTCGAAGAGAATGGGCAGGGGCGACAGGAATATCTTGATCAAAATCTATCCGGTTGGCGTGATTCAATCCCGTTACGAATTGACGATTCAGATGCGATGGACCTGATTTTAGGGCTGCTGGATCAGGAAGTAGCCCGTGCATTGCCATCTGAAGGATTCTCTGTAACCACTTTCCTGACTATGCAAGATCAATCAATACTGATTTCTCGTGACTTGAACTATGAATCAGTGATCAATGAAGAGGACCTCTGGCGATGGCTTGAATTGTCTTCAGCTAAAGAACTTCAGCCTAGAATGACCCTGTATTTACAGAGTGATACACAGCAAGTGAGAGTGGGGACTATCGCTAAACGTTCTATTGATGATTCTTATGTCATTACCAGTATCTCATCTACTCCACTGACCGGAAGTGATGCTGACGGGACGATTCGACTGGTGGTGACTGCTGGCAACCGTCAAGTTTCATCTATTGTCGTACCTGGTGGTGAAGCACTTCCTGAATCGCCATGGGTGTTTTCTGATGCGGATCCAGCTGAACTGATCGGAGTTGGCTCAGTAAAGACGCGATATTCGACTGTGCTTGTAGCGATTCCTCCAGGAGTCACATGGGTCGGTTCGCCTGAAATGGAAGTTCTGATTGACTCGAATTCGGATGATAATCGGATCGTTATGAGATTGAGTGGAGAGTTGTGTCTGTGTCAGGATGGGAATGATGTTCGGATTTGTTCAAGGGCAGAAGAAGAGGCGACATCTATTTTTAAATTGAGGGGGCGTGGTGGAACGTTGGGGCCGAACGGATCAAGCTTTTGGTATGGAATACCTGAGATTATAGAGTATCCGGTCAATAGCTCGGGAACTGTCTCGGATGTTCCCCAACACATGATCGAATGGAAAGGGACAGGTAATACCTGGCAGAATCTTTCCTCGAATTGCGTCGGAGATGTCTCTTTGCGGGCAGTGCGGAATCATGAAACGATTTTTCAGACCCGTTTAACGCTTCTACCTGATGGCTTCAGTTATCGAATCCGTCCAAGGCGTAATAACAAAGGGACAATTGAATTAAAAAATCTTGGCATGGCTGCTGTGTTTCCAGGTGAGATTTCAGGTGTAGAAACGCAAGTCGAGAGTCAGAAGTCAGTCACCCAACTGCATGTTACGTTATGCTCAGGGAGCGATCGGCCAGTAACAATTCCGATCTCGATTCATTTTCATAACGGCGTGCGGTCATATTTACAGGCGACATGTCCAACAGATGGCATATATATCGTTAACGCTGCTGGTTTGGCCATTTCAAAAAACCTTCCGATTCCCATGGATCAGCTCGATGGTCTATTTTTACGCATCCTCACTCCTAAGAGTCAGGATTTAATCCTCATAGAACGATCCCGACATCGCTTCTTAGGTAAACCTACAGAGTTCAGAAATACTGGCACGCAAGAGTTTGCACTCTCATCGGTACAGGAAATCATTCAGGGGATCCTAGCACAATCAGATGATCCAGATGGAAGCGTTGAGATACGGCTTGAACGTCCACCATCCTCAATCGACCTGTTTTCTTTTAAAGTTGCGCGTTATCCAGGCTGGCTCGAGAAAGAGCCAAATGATTACTCAGAAACAGGGACTCAACCAGATTGCACAGAGGTTTTTGTGAGTGAACAGACATTGCAAGATCTTCGGATTTCTGGAGAAGATATTCGGATTGATGTCTCACCACTGGGGCAACCTGATGCGGTCATAGAAACAGCTGCCGTTCAAAGAATTGGAGAGGCGAAGTGGAAGTTATCTCATGAAATGCTGGGGACGGGGATTTATCTGGTGGTAGCCTGGATCAATGAATTTCGTTGTCTCAGACCACTCAGAGTTTCGGTAAATCTTAATTTAATTGATCCGATACGAGTGGAAGATGCAGAACCTTCGGATCAGTTTGACACGGCATTAAACACATTAAGTCACGATGTTCGCAGATTTGAGTGGGAAGCCTTCGTAAACAGAATTGCTTGTGACTCAGGTCATCCTGGTTGGGCACGGATTGATTCACTGATAAAATCAAATCAACGTCTCCCTCTTACTACATATGAGGCTATTTCGAGTCTTATCAGGAACTCTGATGCGACAGCCATGCTGGCGATCCGAATGCATCGACTTTCCTGGCTATGGCAGCGACTTGAAGAATTACCGTTTCTCTGGGCAACAGTGCCAGTTCGATCATGGGTGACTGCACTGAGGTGTCATGTCGAACTACTGCTTCAGCAGCTAGATTCACTTGAAGCAGATATGTCTAGCCAGATTATCGAAAGTAAAATAGAGGGCTTTTCTCAGGATCTTGCTCTGCGCTGGGGTGGGGGTGTCTGTATCAATTCATGTTTGCATATATCAGGTTTCAAAATCCCTCCGCAAAATATAAATATAAAGGACTTGATGGTGAATGAACAAGACTCGTTGCTGGAGCGACTGCAGCAGGAACGTAGTCGACTTATTGCTGACCATGATTTATATGATACGCGAACTGTTTGGCCACAAGTGGACTTGCGGATTCCAGAGCGAGTCAGGGGGGTTATTTCAGATATAGAAATTAGTGATGGACATTCTAATCAATGGGAAGTCCTGAATGCGCCTGCCATCGCTGCAGCATATTCAGTTCATGATTTTCCGTTACCCCCACTCATCATCATGAAACTGAAAGAGCTTCGCAGTGTTGATCCAGTCTGGTTTGATCGGGCGAATGTGATCGCGATGCAGATTCTAGCGGGGCGTCGACTTACACAAAATCACAGATGTTTTGTAATGGAAGAAAAGGTAGAGGTATGA